A single window of Desulfovibrio sp. JC010 DNA harbors:
- the nadA gene encoding quinolinate synthase NadA codes for MYSDIIAEQKKKYGKRLAILGHHYQSDEIIKHTDLKGDSLELARKIETLEAEYIVFCGVHFMAESAAIVRRENQKVYIPDASAGCVMANMAPAWLVDKVLTRLINETGRKIIPLAYVNTPAAVKTVCGKHGGTVCTSANAEKMLRWAREQGDAVLFLPDRNLALNTADTLGIGPEKRMILNVRSHGTQIDVAETMDKELLIWPGLCAIHQRFKLAQIEKFRDEHPGCKMVIHPECPPELVQAADGAGSTSYLIKYVDEAPAGTTIVVGTETNLVLRLKEIFPEKNILPLSISYCSNMAKITEKNLAELLQNLETAPYEDVSDEIREPARLALQRMLDVCK; via the coding sequence ATGTATTCGGATATAATTGCTGAACAAAAGAAAAAATATGGCAAGAGACTGGCGATTCTGGGACACCATTACCAGTCCGATGAAATCATAAAACATACCGATCTCAAGGGCGATTCCCTGGAACTGGCCCGTAAGATCGAAACACTGGAAGCGGAATACATTGTATTCTGCGGTGTCCACTTCATGGCTGAATCCGCTGCAATCGTGCGCCGGGAAAACCAGAAGGTTTATATTCCCGATGCAAGCGCGGGCTGTGTCATGGCCAATATGGCCCCGGCATGGCTGGTGGATAAGGTTCTGACCAGACTCATCAATGAGACCGGAAGAAAAATCATTCCGCTGGCCTACGTGAATACCCCTGCGGCGGTGAAAACTGTCTGCGGTAAACACGGGGGCACGGTCTGCACTTCCGCCAATGCTGAAAAAATGCTCCGCTGGGCGCGGGAACAAGGGGACGCTGTCCTCTTTCTGCCTGACAGGAACCTTGCGCTCAACACTGCGGATACGCTGGGTATTGGTCCTGAAAAGCGGATGATCCTCAATGTCCGTTCCCATGGAACACAGATTGACGTTGCGGAAACCATGGACAAGGAACTGCTCATCTGGCCGGGGCTTTGCGCCATCCACCAGCGTTTCAAGCTGGCCCAGATTGAGAAATTCCGCGACGAGCATCCCGGCTGCAAAATGGTCATTCACCCTGAGTGTCCCCCGGAACTGGTGCAGGCTGCCGACGGTGCAGGATCGACTTCATATCTCATTAAATATGTTGATGAAGCTCCTGCTGGTACTACTATAGTCGTCGGTACGGAAACCAACCTTGTACTCAGGTTGAAAGAGATATTCCCTGAAAAGAACATCCTGCCGCTGTCCATCAGCTATTGCAGCAACATGGCCAAGATCACAGAAAAAAATCTTGCTGAACTCCTTCAGAATCTGGAAACCGCCCCTTACGAGGATGTTTCCGATGAAATCAGGGAACCGGCAAGACTTGCTCTGCAAAGAATGCTCGACGTCTGCAAATAA
- the trkA gene encoding Trk system potassium transporter TrkA translates to MRVIIVGAGEVGFNVARRLSGENKDVVVIDMNPKALSKVSDSLDVQTIQGSGSSPEILEEAGVADADIFLAVTDKDEINLIATFLANRLNPEIIKLARIRNEDYTKYSDMFTEGDLRIDTIINPDEEVVESILRVMSVPGAVEINDFVGGKVRLVGVKLPDESPLVGVQLMKVRETLGDDIDVVIAALVRDDELIIPGGLDTIEEGDIVYFTCLRDQQNDLLKRAGILSDPIKKVMIVGGGNVGSLLAQALDSKKYHTRLIDNDPDTCAHLSETLDRVIVLNGDGTDQDLLNEENVGDLDMVISVTGDEEMNILSCLLAKNLGARKTITRINKFAYIPLIEPIGIDHLVCPRLSAINSILHFVRQGKVISAVSIKGEEAEALEAIAQENSAIVGKPIMELNIPPGTLILCFQRGDDVIIPTGTTVIEPNDRLLIISTHKNIPKIEKALTTKLELY, encoded by the coding sequence TTGAGAGTTATCATAGTAGGGGCCGGGGAAGTCGGCTTCAATGTTGCCAGACGTCTTTCCGGTGAGAACAAGGATGTTGTCGTAATTGACATGAATCCCAAGGCTCTCAGCAAGGTTTCCGATTCTCTGGACGTCCAGACCATTCAAGGTTCCGGCTCCAGCCCGGAGATTCTGGAAGAAGCCGGAGTCGCTGATGCTGATATTTTTCTGGCTGTGACAGATAAAGATGAAATCAACCTTATCGCAACGTTTCTTGCCAACAGACTCAATCCTGAAATTATCAAGCTGGCCCGCATCAGGAACGAGGATTACACCAAGTACTCCGACATGTTTACTGAAGGGGACCTGCGCATCGATACCATCATCAACCCTGATGAAGAGGTTGTTGAATCCATCCTGCGGGTCATGAGTGTGCCCGGTGCGGTGGAAATCAATGATTTCGTTGGTGGAAAAGTGCGTCTGGTGGGCGTGAAGCTTCCTGACGAGAGTCCGCTGGTGGGCGTGCAGTTGATGAAAGTCCGTGAAACTCTCGGTGATGATATAGACGTGGTTATCGCCGCCCTTGTGCGTGATGACGAGCTGATCATTCCCGGCGGTCTGGATACCATCGAAGAGGGTGATATCGTATATTTTACCTGTCTCAGGGATCAGCAGAACGACCTGCTCAAACGTGCCGGAATCCTCTCCGATCCGATCAAAAAGGTCATGATCGTGGGCGGAGGCAATGTCGGTTCCCTGCTGGCACAGGCTTTGGACAGCAAAAAATACCATACCCGTTTGATCGATAACGATCCTGATACCTGCGCCCACCTTTCCGAGACCCTTGACCGGGTAATCGTCCTCAATGGTGACGGCACTGATCAGGACCTGCTCAATGAAGAGAACGTCGGCGATCTGGATATGGTCATCTCTGTGACCGGGGATGAGGAAATGAATATCCTTTCCTGCCTGCTGGCCAAGAATCTCGGTGCACGCAAGACCATCACCCGGATCAATAAATTCGCCTACATTCCGCTCATTGAACCCATCGGTATTGACCATCTGGTCTGCCCGCGACTTTCAGCCATCAACTCCATTCTGCATTTTGTAAGGCAGGGTAAGGTTATCTCCGCTGTTTCCATTAAAGGCGAGGAAGCGGAAGCACTGGAAGCTATTGCGCAGGAAAATTCCGCCATCGTGGGCAAGCCGATCATGGAACTCAATATTCCGCCCGGAACACTCATTCTGTGCTTTCAGCGCGGCGATGATGTTATCATCCCCACCGGTACCACTGTGATAGAGCCCAATGACCGTTTGCTGATCATCTCCACCCATAAGAATATTCCCAAGATTGAGAAGGCTCTCACCACCAAGCTGGAGCTTTATTAA
- the nadB gene encoding L-aspartate oxidase, with amino-acid sequence MKTEVLIIGSGIAGCISALTIAEKGIEVILLTPGEDLFTGNSRLAQGGIVYTGPGDSQKTLEKDILTAGWNYNNKKAVRAISKNGPEALKRLLLEKYPVDFHKEDDDEYDLTKEGGHAVKRILHCADHTGLSIMEVLVKHVKEHPYIRVCPHRTAIDLLTNHHHARDDEFRYTLSNKCLGAYVYNEALNMVETFLADFTVLATGGLGQIYLHTTNTPGSIGSGIAMANRAKARVINAEMVQFHPTSFFQRVRTRASRRFLISEAVRGEGAKLINCYGEPFMHRYDPRGDLAPRDIVTRSILEEMLRTKEECVYLDAANHVKQDLPTRFPTIYGKCLDNGIDINNQPIPVVPAAHYFCGGVLVDEKGKSTLDRLYAIGECSCTGVHGGNRLASTSLLEGMLWGYTSGEDIASRLVRKSRIPKKLLNAVPDWENPGSNENEDPALIAQDWAFLRNIMWNYVGITRSTARLNRAIDDLQNLNHNLRSFYKRTPISRPIIDLFHGSQSALIVTIAALRNKKSVGCHYRVG; translated from the coding sequence ATGAAAACTGAAGTTTTGATTATCGGGTCAGGTATCGCCGGATGTATATCAGCTCTGACGATAGCAGAAAAAGGTATTGAAGTTATACTATTAACTCCGGGAGAGGATCTCTTTACCGGGAATTCGAGGCTCGCTCAGGGCGGCATCGTCTACACCGGTCCGGGCGATTCACAAAAAACACTGGAAAAGGATATTTTAACCGCCGGTTGGAATTACAACAATAAAAAGGCAGTAAGGGCGATTTCCAAAAACGGCCCTGAAGCACTGAAAAGACTGCTGCTGGAAAAATATCCTGTCGACTTCCATAAAGAAGATGACGATGAATACGACCTGACTAAAGAAGGCGGGCACGCTGTCAAACGTATCCTCCATTGTGCCGACCATACCGGTCTGTCCATCATGGAGGTGCTGGTCAAGCATGTAAAAGAACATCCTTACATCAGGGTTTGCCCGCATAGAACCGCCATTGACCTTTTAACCAACCACCACCATGCCCGGGATGATGAGTTCAGATATACCCTGAGCAACAAATGTCTCGGCGCATATGTTTATAATGAAGCGTTGAACATGGTGGAAACCTTTTTGGCCGATTTCACCGTGCTGGCAACAGGCGGACTCGGCCAGATTTACCTGCACACCACCAACACCCCCGGCTCCATCGGTTCCGGCATCGCCATGGCCAACCGTGCCAAGGCAAGGGTAATCAATGCCGAAATGGTCCAGTTCCACCCCACTTCTTTTTTCCAGCGGGTGAGAACAAGGGCCAGCCGCCGTTTCCTCATATCGGAAGCTGTTCGAGGCGAAGGAGCCAAGCTGATTAACTGTTACGGTGAGCCGTTCATGCACCGCTACGATCCCCGTGGCGACCTTGCTCCCCGTGACATTGTGACCCGCTCCATTCTTGAAGAAATGCTGCGCACCAAGGAAGAATGCGTCTATCTGGATGCTGCCAACCATGTGAAACAGGATCTGCCCACAAGGTTCCCGACTATTTACGGGAAATGCCTTGATAACGGCATCGATATCAATAACCAGCCCATTCCGGTTGTCCCGGCCGCCCACTATTTCTGCGGCGGAGTGCTGGTGGATGAAAAAGGCAAATCCACTCTGGATCGTCTTTATGCCATCGGTGAGTGCTCCTGCACAGGAGTGCACGGCGGTAACCGCCTTGCCAGCACATCCCTGCTCGAAGGCATGCTCTGGGGGTACACCTCAGGTGAGGATATCGCATCACGTCTGGTACGGAAATCACGAATTCCCAAGAAGCTGCTCAATGCCGTTCCGGACTGGGAAAACCCCGGTTCCAACGAGAATGAAGATCCGGCCCTCATTGCGCAGGACTGGGCCTTCTTACGCAACATCATGTGGAACTATGTGGGTATCACCCGCTCTACAGCGCGTCTGAACCGGGCTATAGACGACCTGCAGAACCTGAACCACAACCTGCGTTCATTCTACAAGAGAACCCCCATCAGCAGGCCGATTATCGACCTCTTTCACGGCAGTCAGTCGGCACTCATTGTGACTATTGCCGCCCTGCGCAACAAGAAAAGTGTGGGTTGTCACTACCGTGTAGGATAA
- the glyQ gene encoding glycine--tRNA ligase subunit alpha, with protein MNFQDVILKLQDFWADYGCCIVQPLDIEVGAGTFNPSTFFRVIGPEPWNTAYVEPSRRPTDGRYGENPNRLQHYFQFQVILKPSPDDVQDLYLKSLEVLGIDAAEHDIRFVEDDWESPTLGAWGLGWEVWLNGMEVTQFTYFQQVGGIDLKPVSVELTYGLERICMYLQGVESVYDLKWNDEVTYGQIFHQNEVEQSKYNFEHSDADMLLDLFDKYEAESKKLCEEGLTRPAYEYCLKCSHTFNMLDARGAISITERATYIGRVRNLASAAAKLYAEERENMNYPMLNND; from the coding sequence ATGAATTTTCAAGACGTTATACTTAAACTTCAGGACTTCTGGGCTGATTACGGATGCTGTATTGTCCAGCCTCTTGATATTGAGGTAGGTGCGGGTACATTCAACCCTTCAACTTTTTTCCGTGTAATCGGTCCTGAGCCGTGGAATACCGCTTATGTTGAGCCTTCCCGCCGTCCCACTGACGGACGTTACGGTGAGAACCCCAACAGGCTCCAGCACTACTTCCAGTTTCAGGTAATCCTGAAGCCTTCTCCTGATGATGTTCAGGATCTTTACCTGAAGAGTCTTGAAGTTCTCGGCATTGATGCTGCCGAGCATGATATCCGTTTTGTCGAGGATGACTGGGAATCCCCCACACTCGGCGCATGGGGCCTTGGCTGGGAAGTCTGGCTCAATGGCATGGAAGTTACCCAGTTCACCTACTTCCAGCAGGTGGGCGGTATCGATCTCAAGCCTGTTTCCGTTGAACTGACCTACGGTCTTGAGCGTATCTGCATGTATCTGCAGGGTGTTGAATCCGTATATGATCTCAAGTGGAATGACGAAGTTACCTACGGACAGATTTTTCACCAGAACGAAGTGGAGCAGTCCAAGTACAACTTCGAGCACAGCGATGCCGACATGCTGCTGGACCTCTTCGATAAATACGAAGCTGAAAGTAAAAAACTCTGCGAAGAAGGGCTGACCCGCCCGGCTTACGAGTACTGCCTGAAGTGTTCGCATACCTTCAACATGCTTGATGCCCGCGGAGCCATCTCCATTACTGAAAGGGCAACCTACATCGGCAGAGTACGTAATCTCGCTTCCGCCGCCGCGAAACTTTATGCGGAAGAACGCGAGAACATGAACTACCCCATGCTTAATAACGATTAA
- the rpsT gene encoding 30S ribosomal protein S20 → MANHKSALKRHRQSIKRNARNTMVRTRIKNVVKEVRSAVEANDTELAATALRKATSVLDKAATKKVIHARAAARRISRLCAAVNKMA, encoded by the coding sequence TTGGCTAACCATAAGTCCGCACTCAAAAGACATCGTCAGAGCATTAAACGTAACGCACGCAACACCATGGTACGTACCCGTATCAAAAACGTTGTAAAAGAAGTTCGTTCCGCTGTTGAAGCTAACGACACCGAACTCGCAGCAACTGCTCTGCGTAAGGCCACTTCTGTTCTCGATAAAGCTGCTACCAAAAAGGTAATCCACGCTCGTGCTGCAGCACGCAGGATTTCCCGCCTTTGTGCAGCCGTTAACAAAATGGCTTAG
- the nadC gene encoding carboxylating nicotinate-nucleotide diphosphorylase produces MTENAFNDFFQAEAKMFLLATIRIALSEDGPDLTSMGLFEQDDIATAQIIAKEDTVISGLPLINLILEFADQENKCQVHLNVDEGDKISTGTLIAAIQGPAGLLLKAERVILNFISHMSGIATETRKYVDALDHSETILLDTRKTLPGLRYPEKYAVLCGGAKNHRLNLVEMLMLKDNHIDRAGSITSAVEKLRAKYGEECPPIEVECRNQEEVDEAVATKVERIMLDNMTFDEAKAAIATIPDEIETEISGNVTLETIAALAEAGPDYISVGRITHSAKCSDMSMQIVSM; encoded by the coding sequence ATGACTGAAAACGCATTCAACGACTTCTTTCAGGCCGAAGCGAAAATGTTCCTTCTGGCAACCATACGTATAGCTTTAAGCGAAGACGGCCCGGACCTGACCTCTATGGGGTTGTTTGAGCAGGACGATATTGCCACCGCTCAGATCATCGCCAAAGAAGATACTGTTATCTCCGGACTGCCCCTTATCAACTTGATTCTTGAATTTGCAGATCAGGAAAACAAGTGCCAGGTGCATCTCAATGTGGATGAAGGTGATAAAATCTCCACAGGTACGCTCATTGCGGCCATTCAGGGTCCTGCCGGCCTGCTCCTCAAGGCGGAAAGGGTTATCCTGAATTTCATCTCCCACATGTCTGGAATCGCAACTGAAACCCGTAAATACGTGGACGCGCTGGATCATAGCGAGACTATCCTCCTCGATACCCGCAAGACCCTGCCCGGCCTGCGTTACCCTGAAAAATACGCTGTCCTCTGCGGCGGAGCCAAAAACCATCGCCTTAATCTGGTGGAAATGCTCATGCTCAAGGACAACCACATTGACCGCGCCGGATCAATCACCTCCGCCGTGGAAAAACTGCGCGCCAAATATGGTGAAGAATGTCCGCCCATTGAGGTGGAATGCCGCAATCAGGAAGAAGTGGACGAAGCCGTGGCTACCAAAGTTGAGCGCATTATGCTCGACAACATGACCTTTGATGAAGCCAAGGCAGCTATCGCCACCATTCCCGATGAAATTGAAACCGAGATCAGCGGAAACGTGACCCTTGAAACCATTGCCGCTCTTGCAGAAGCGGGCCCGGATTACATATCCGTAGGCAGGATCACTCACTCCGCAAAATGCTCAGACATGAGCATGCAGATCGTATCGATGTAG
- the glyS gene encoding glycine--tRNA ligase subunit beta: MADFILEIGIEEMPARFVPRLGIDIKDIFSTLLEESMIDNASVETFATPRRLTIFVKDMAHMQRKVEEEVSGPPARIAYDADGNPTKALEGFVKSQGITLEDVYTLETEKGDYLAAKKTVGGGKTISILPELCVTAIKKLSFPKKMKWGNLDFAFGRPLRWLLCLYGAQVVEFEMAGLPSGNKTYGHRVMGAGPWEVASADDYFDVIKDKSSIVISPIERGELVRKEGDKLASELSGSVVWKDSLLEEVSNLVELPVPIIGNFDESFLELPKEVLLTSMESHQKCFGIQKEDGELLPHFLCTLNLVPKDVELVRKGWEKVLRARLEDGRFFWKNDLKTDFDTWLAKLDNVVFLGPLGSMGDKSRRMERLAALIAGKTDPSLQTEMARAGRLAKADLVSEMVNEFDKLQGKMGGIYASKCGEDDIVCKALYEQYLPAGPESPVPSTLGGAIVSMSDKADTLVGCFGLNKIPTGANDTYALRRAALGIVRMIIEFDLRVDILEIMDMAFEGYSKDIKWKLEKSELLEKLGGFISNRLRAYFTGQGYETRVVDAALGAGYRDVTALKARVEALADFAKAEGFEQAVLTFKRAANIIKKQGSEQGVSLTGGFEADKFEEAQEKELAKKLDETAARFEELWENDEFAKLFAILGELRPFVDDFFDNVMVICEDKGLRMNRLNLLKALVDRLSRLADFGALQV, encoded by the coding sequence ATGGCCGATTTTATACTTGAGATTGGAATTGAAGAGATGCCCGCCCGCTTTGTGCCCCGGCTGGGTATCGATATTAAAGATATTTTCAGCACTCTTCTTGAAGAGTCTATGATTGATAACGCAAGCGTTGAAACTTTTGCCACCCCGCGCAGACTGACTATCTTTGTTAAAGATATGGCTCACATGCAGCGTAAGGTGGAAGAAGAGGTTTCCGGACCTCCGGCGCGCATTGCTTACGACGCTGACGGCAATCCCACTAAAGCCCTTGAGGGGTTTGTAAAATCTCAGGGGATCACCCTTGAAGATGTTTACACCCTTGAGACCGAAAAAGGTGATTACCTCGCAGCTAAAAAGACTGTCGGCGGCGGTAAAACCATCTCCATCCTGCCCGAGCTTTGCGTTACCGCGATCAAGAAGCTTTCCTTCCCCAAGAAAATGAAGTGGGGCAACCTTGATTTCGCTTTCGGACGTCCACTGCGCTGGCTGCTCTGCCTTTACGGTGCCCAGGTGGTTGAGTTCGAAATGGCGGGTCTACCTTCCGGCAACAAGACTTACGGTCATCGCGTAATGGGTGCCGGTCCCTGGGAAGTTGCGTCCGCCGATGATTACTTTGATGTGATCAAGGATAAGTCCTCCATCGTCATTTCCCCCATTGAAAGGGGAGAGCTCGTGCGCAAGGAAGGCGATAAGCTCGCTTCCGAGCTGAGCGGTTCCGTGGTCTGGAAAGATTCCCTGCTGGAAGAAGTCAGCAACCTTGTTGAGCTGCCTGTACCCATCATCGGTAACTTTGATGAGTCTTTCCTTGAGCTTCCCAAAGAAGTGCTGCTGACCAGCATGGAAAGTCACCAGAAATGTTTCGGCATCCAGAAAGAAGACGGCGAACTGCTCCCGCACTTCCTGTGTACCCTGAACCTTGTTCCCAAAGATGTGGAACTGGTCCGCAAGGGCTGGGAAAAAGTTCTGCGTGCCAGACTTGAAGATGGACGTTTCTTCTGGAAAAACGACCTCAAGACCGATTTCGACACCTGGCTTGCCAAGCTGGATAACGTTGTTTTCCTCGGTCCCCTTGGCTCCATGGGTGACAAGTCCCGCAGGATGGAACGTCTTGCCGCGCTGATCGCAGGTAAGACCGATCCTTCCCTGCAGACCGAGATGGCCCGCGCCGGACGTCTTGCCAAGGCCGACCTCGTTTCCGAAATGGTAAACGAATTTGATAAACTTCAGGGTAAGATGGGCGGCATCTACGCATCCAAGTGCGGCGAAGATGATATTGTCTGCAAAGCCCTGTACGAACAATACCTGCCTGCCGGCCCGGAAAGTCCTGTACCTTCCACCCTCGGCGGTGCTATTGTTTCCATGTCCGATAAAGCTGACACTCTGGTCGGCTGTTTCGGTCTGAATAAGATCCCCACTGGCGCAAACGATACCTACGCGCTGCGGCGCGCCGCTCTGGGTATCGTGCGCATGATTATAGAATTCGACCTTCGGGTGGACATCCTTGAAATCATGGATATGGCTTTTGAAGGCTACTCCAAAGATATCAAGTGGAAACTCGAAAAGTCTGAACTCCTCGAAAAACTGGGTGGGTTCATTTCCAACAGACTCCGTGCCTACTTCACAGGTCAGGGCTATGAAACAAGGGTTGTTGATGCAGCTCTTGGAGCCGGATACCGTGATGTGACCGCTCTCAAGGCAAGAGTCGAAGCTCTGGCAGATTTCGCCAAGGCTGAAGGATTTGAACAGGCCGTGCTTACTTTCAAGCGCGCAGCAAACATCATCAAGAAGCAGGGCAGTGAGCAGGGTGTGTCGCTCACCGGCGGCTTTGAAGCTGATAAGTTTGAAGAAGCGCAGGAAAAAGAGCTGGCCAAAAAGCTTGATGAAACAGCTGCCCGTTTTGAGGAACTCTGGGAAAATGACGAGTTCGCCAAGCTGTTCGCAATCCTCGGCGAACTGCGTCCCTTTGTTGATGACTTCTTTGATAACGTAATGGTTATCTGCGAAGACAAGGGACTCAGGATGAACCGTCTCAACCTGCTTAAGGCACTGGTCGACAGGCTGAGCAGGCTGGCTGATTTCGGAGCTTTGCAGGTTTAA
- a CDS encoding TrkH family potassium uptake protein: MRWKIVLHIIGALTLCVGLTMLFPLGFSLYYQDAGILPLLKSFGLTCISGLAMFLIFKEREGNKGLSHREGMAIVALGWVFAGFFGSLPFYFGDVFSNYVDCFFESLSGFTTTGASVMMDIEKNAKGILFWRSLTHWLGGMGIIVLSLAILPFLGVGGMQLYKAEVPGPVPDKLKPRIKDTALVLWKVYVLFSAIEAILLMLGGMDLFDSLCHTFGTLATGGFSTKNSSVAYFQSAYIDYVITFFMLVAAVNFSLHYQMIKGRPLLLWRDPEFRFFGVLTLIIVTIITISVYSATNYDSISDSFRYTSFQVASIISTTGYATADYEIWPAVAQGLLLFCMFLGGCAGSTSGGMKHLRIMLLLKQAYQEVFRIIHPRSVNRVKLGKTVVKPETMNDILGFFVLWLALFVVCGLVVAATGIDVVSSFAASLACIGNIGPGIGSVGPTENYAHIPEIGKWALIFCMLLGRLEIYTVIVLCVPEFWRK, translated from the coding sequence ATGCGCTGGAAAATAGTTCTGCACATCATCGGGGCCTTGACGCTGTGCGTGGGGCTGACCATGCTTTTCCCGCTTGGTTTCTCTCTTTATTATCAGGATGCGGGAATCCTGCCTCTGCTTAAATCTTTCGGGCTGACCTGTATCAGCGGGCTGGCCATGTTCCTGATTTTTAAAGAACGGGAAGGCAATAAAGGACTCAGTCACCGCGAAGGCATGGCCATTGTTGCGCTGGGCTGGGTGTTTGCCGGGTTCTTCGGCAGCCTGCCTTTTTATTTCGGTGATGTATTCAGCAACTATGTGGATTGTTTTTTTGAATCCCTTTCCGGGTTCACCACCACCGGTGCTTCGGTGATGATGGACATTGAAAAGAATGCTAAAGGCATCCTTTTCTGGCGCAGCCTGACCCACTGGCTGGGCGGTATGGGAATCATCGTACTTTCGCTGGCAATCCTGCCTTTCCTCGGAGTAGGGGGCATGCAGCTCTACAAGGCGGAAGTTCCCGGCCCGGTGCCGGATAAGCTCAAACCGAGAATTAAAGATACCGCACTGGTGCTCTGGAAGGTTTATGTACTCTTTTCCGCCATTGAAGCGATACTGCTTATGCTGGGCGGAATGGATCTTTTCGACTCTCTCTGCCATACATTCGGCACCCTTGCTACCGGAGGATTTTCTACCAAGAATTCATCCGTGGCTTATTTCCAGAGTGCGTATATTGATTATGTAATTACATTTTTTATGCTTGTTGCGGCGGTGAACTTCAGCCTGCATTACCAGATGATCAAAGGACGTCCGCTGCTGCTTTGGAGAGACCCTGAATTCAGGTTTTTCGGGGTACTGACCCTCATCATCGTAACGATCATCACTATTTCAGTATATTCAGCCACCAATTATGATTCCATCTCGGATTCCTTCCGCTATACGTCATTTCAGGTGGCTTCCATTATCAGTACCACAGGTTATGCCACTGCGGATTATGAGATCTGGCCAGCGGTGGCTCAGGGCTTGCTTCTTTTCTGCATGTTTCTCGGCGGATGTGCCGGGTCCACCAGCGGCGGCATGAAACATCTGCGTATTATGCTGCTCCTAAAGCAGGCATATCAGGAAGTTTTCCGCATCATTCATCCCCGTTCCGTGAACCGGGTCAAGCTGGGCAAGACCGTGGTCAAGCCTGAAACCATGAACGACATCCTCGGATTTTTCGTGCTTTGGCTGGCCCTTTTCGTCGTTTGCGGACTGGTGGTGGCGGCAACAGGTATAGATGTTGTCTCATCCTTTGCCGCATCGCTGGCCTGTATCGGAAACATCGGTCCGGGTATCGGCAGCGTCGGACCCACCGAAAACTACGCGCACATTCCGGAAATCGGAAAATGGGCCCTCATCTTCTGCATGCTGCTGGGCCGTCTTGAAATTTATACTGTGATTGTGCTGTGCGTTCCTGAGTTCTGGAGAAAGTAG
- the recO gene encoding DNA repair protein RecO, whose translation MELTEKVIILKTGKFKENDLWVRFLSSTRGVQNAFAFGGSRSRRRFGGCMEPFSQVLFKTGTNKTGTYQVLQEGSLVKGYPGIRSDLRKMGLAANCFKFIESAVLERDGNRAVFDLLAETLDVIEEAQPDDFFPLFFRAKVAFEQGYNPDFTICAQCGKPLFSSRPVVFNIEKGQVSCLDCADGREGETVSPGTVRTLAWIQDTGPKNWASLKLPAEIRQECFSVMDRFMAYHMGLVWEGNGYRKI comes from the coding sequence ATGGAACTGACTGAAAAAGTAATCATACTTAAGACCGGAAAATTTAAGGAAAACGATCTTTGGGTGCGTTTCCTGTCTTCCACACGGGGAGTCCAGAACGCATTCGCTTTTGGCGGCAGCAGGAGCCGTAGAAGGTTCGGCGGGTGCATGGAGCCTTTTTCGCAGGTTCTTTTTAAAACCGGAACCAACAAGACCGGAACTTATCAGGTCCTGCAGGAGGGCAGCCTTGTAAAAGGTTATCCCGGAATCCGTTCGGATTTACGCAAGATGGGGCTTGCTGCCAACTGTTTTAAATTTATTGAATCTGCGGTATTGGAACGGGACGGCAACCGTGCGGTCTTTGATTTGCTGGCTGAAACACTGGATGTTATCGAAGAAGCGCAGCCGGATGATTTCTTCCCGCTTTTCTTCCGGGCCAAGGTTGCATTTGAGCAAGGATACAATCCTGACTTTACAATTTGCGCTCAATGCGGCAAACCTTTGTTCAGTTCCCGTCCTGTGGTCTTCAATATCGAGAAAGGGCAGGTCAGTTGTCTGGACTGCGCAGACGGACGCGAAGGGGAGACCGTGAGTCCCGGTACAGTGAGAACACTGGCCTGGATTCAGGATACCGGGCCGAAGAACTGGGCTTCGCTCAAACTTCCGGCGGAAATCCGGCAGGAGTGCTTTTCCGTGATGGACCGTTTTATGGCCTACCATATGGGGTTGGTCTGGGAAGGCAACGGTTACCGGAAGATATAA